The genomic window AGGCCGTGGCTATCTCTGGCTATTTACGGGACTCAATGTAATTGCCGCCATCGCCAGTACGGCGGGCGTTTGCATGCTAACGGCTGCCATGCTGACGCAATTTATCCCATTGCCGATTGATTGGTTGGCCCTGTTAGTGTTAATCAGTTCATTGATTTTACTTATTTTTGGTCACTATCGACTGCTAGACAAACTGACAAAAATCATTATGTTCGCCCTGACGCTCACCACATTAATTGCCGCCACATTAGCGTGGGATCATGCTCAGCCATTAGCGAGCAATTTTGTTTCTCCCTCACCTTGGCAATGGGCCTATGTGGGTTTTCTTGTCGCTATGATGGGATGGATGCCAGCTCCCATTGAGGTCAGCGCCTGGAACTCACTCTGGCTACTGGAAAAACAAAAAACCGAACAAGTCACTAAATCCCAAGCCCTACTGGATTTCAATTTGGGCTATATAGTCACCGCGCTCCTCGCCATCGTATTCCTCGCACTTGGCGCATTGGTGATGCACGGCAGTGGCGAGGGTTTCTCTGATTCTGGCGCGCAATTTGCCCAGCAATTGATTAATTTATATAGCCAAGCCATGGGTGAAGATAGCCGCTATCTTATTGGTATAGTAGCCTTTTTATGCATATTCAGCACAACTGTCACCGTTATCGATGGCTACAGTCGCACCTTAGATATGGGCTGGCGATTATTGGCTCGCCCCGCATCCCTCGATAAAAGTAACGACCGAGCTCTCACAGGAATAATGCTTGCCGTGAGCGCCCTAGGTTTATTACTGATCCTGTTCTTTAAGGGGGCATTACTGCCCTTGCTTGAATTTGTGATGATTTTGGCCTTTATGACTACGGTCGTGTTTGCGTGGCTAAACTACCGCTTAATGACCAGCACACAACTCCCAGAGGATGAAAGATACGGCCTTAAAATGAAGCTGCTATCTTGGTTTGGTTTAAGCTATTTACTTATTTTTGCTGTGCTTTTTATTTACTGGTATCTAGTGGTTAAAGTGTAGTTTGACAAACCGGAGCATGAGATATCGACTAGAGCCCATGCCGCACAGCCGCAAAATCATCCGCACTAGACTTTCCTGCTTTTCTGTGACTTTAAGTATATAATGTCGGCTCTTAAACCAGACAGCGCAGCCGCGCCAAGAGATGACCATGATTAACAATGATATTTTGCGCCGTTTGCGCTTCGTGTTTGATTTCAGCAATGCCAAAATGATTAAAATTTTTGCCAAAGCCGGAAAAGAAGTGCCCGTCGAAGAGATGATTAATCTTCTGCGTAAAGAAGAGGAAGAAGGTTATAAGGCTTGCAACGACACGACACTATGTCAGTTTTTAGATGGTCTTATCATAGAGAAACGTGGTTTACGTGAAGGGGCTGAAATACCAAAGCCAGTGTCACGCTTAAATAACAACTTAATCTTCAAAAAGCTCAGAGTCGCCCTCGAAATGCGTGAAGAAGATATAGTGGCAACCCTAGCCCTTGCCGAAGTGCAAATGTCAAAATCAGAACTGAGCGCCCTCTTTAGAAACCCTGATCATAAAAACTTCAAAGAGTGTGGCGATCAAATTCTGCGTAACTTTATCCGTGGTTTATCCCTCAAGTATCGCGGCGCATAACGCGCAGTTTCGTCGATAAAATCAAACGCAGCCTAGGCTGCGTTTTTTGTTTATCCCCTCCGCCCACAAACGGCCTAAAACCCTAAAAGGCCGCCGACAATCGCGTTACTGAATCTCGTTTTAAACAAAGGTACTTGGCTGTGGTGCAAAAAAAACCACAAATACCTCACGACACGGGCAACAAAGATCACATTTCATGATAACCTTACGTGACTTACAGCACGTATCGAACCACTTACACAATAACTCAAAGGTTACCCATGGACGATAATAAACGCCCCCTCTATCTTCCGTTTGCAGGACCTGCCATTCTTGAAGCCCCATTGATTAACAAGGGCAGTGCATTTTCTGAAGAAGAGCGTATTTTCTTTAACCTCGAAGGCTTAGTCCCCTACGCCATTGAAACGATTGAAGAACAGGCGTCACGCGCCTACGATCAGTTCAGAAGTTTCAATAACGATCTCGACAAGCATATTTACCTACGCAATATCCAAGACACCAACGAAACCCTGTTTTATCGTTTAGT from Shewanella putrefaciens includes these protein-coding regions:
- a CDS encoding DUF1456 family protein — encoded protein: MINNDILRRLRFVFDFSNAKMIKIFAKAGKEVPVEEMINLLRKEEEEGYKACNDTTLCQFLDGLIIEKRGLREGAEIPKPVSRLNNNLIFKKLRVALEMREEDIVATLALAEVQMSKSELSALFRNPDHKNFKECGDQILRNFIRGLSLKYRGA
- a CDS encoding Nramp family divalent metal transporter, translating into MTQSLITAPVTTWSTRLALGIKAMGPGVLMAAAAIGASHLVASTRAGAEFGWQLAWVILGVNLLKYPFFAAGARYTAATGESLLHGYLKQGRGYLWLFTGLNVIAAIASTAGVCMLTAAMLTQFIPLPIDWLALLVLISSLILLIFGHYRLLDKLTKIIMFALTLTTLIAATLAWDHAQPLASNFVSPSPWQWAYVGFLVAMMGWMPAPIEVSAWNSLWLLEKQKTEQVTKSQALLDFNLGYIVTALLAIVFLALGALVMHGSGEGFSDSGAQFAQQLINLYSQAMGEDSRYLIGIVAFLCIFSTTVTVIDGYSRTLDMGWRLLARPASLDKSNDRALTGIMLAVSALGLLLILFFKGALLPLLEFVMILAFMTTVVFAWLNYRLMTSTQLPEDERYGLKMKLLSWFGLSYLLIFAVLFIYWYLVVKV